The following proteins come from a genomic window of Trifolium pratense cultivar HEN17-A07 linkage group LG4, ARS_RC_1.1, whole genome shotgun sequence:
- the LOC123921791 gene encoding dormancy-associated protein 2-like has protein sequence MDSKNAMLILGLMAMVFLISSEVSARDLTETSTDTKKEIVKQTNEVNDAKYGGGYHNGEGNYYNGGGNYHNGGGNYHNGGGNYHNGGGNYHNGGGNYHNGGGHHGGGYCQYNCCGGYSYGSCRRCCSYAGEAVDVQVEGNTHN, from the exons ATGGATTCCAAAAATGCAATGCTCATCCTAGGTCTCATGGCAATGGTTTTTCTTATCTCTTCAGAAGTTTCAGCTAGGGACTTAACTGAAACTTCCACTGATACCAAAAAGG AGATTGTTAAACAAACTAATGAAGTGAATGATGCCAAATATGGTGGTGGTTATCACAACGGTGAAGGAAATTACTATAACGGAGGTGGTAATTACCATAACGGTGGAGGAAATTATCACAATGGAGGTGGTAACTACCACAACGGTGGTGGTAATTATCACAATGGCGGAGGTAATTATCACAACGGTGGTGGTCACCATGGAGGTGGTTATTGTCAATATAACTGTTGTGGCGGGTATTCTTACGGAAGTTGTAGAAGGTGTTGCTCATATGCTGGTGAAGCCGTTGATGTGCAAGTTGAAGGCAACACTCATAACTGA
- the LOC123920270 gene encoding dormancy-associated protein 2-like isoform X2, producing MYSKMAILILSLLAMVLISSEVSARDLVETSSDATKEVVEQTNDVNDAKHYGGGYHNGGGGGGYHNGGGGYNNGGGYHNGGGGGGYNGGGGYHNGGGGYNGGGGYHNGGGGGGYHNGGGGGGGYHNGGGGGHGGHGGGGHGDVQDENNTHN from the exons ATGTATTCTAAAATGGCAATTCTCATCCTAAGCCTCTTGGCCATGGTTCTTATCTCCTCAGAAGTTTCAGCTAGGGACCTAGTTGAAACTTCCTCTGATGCAACGAAGG AAGTTGTTGAACAAACTAATGATGTAAATGATGCCAAACATTACGGT GGTGGTTACCACAATGGTGGAGGAGGCGGTGGTTATCATAATGGAGGAGGGGGTTACAATAATGGGGGTGGTTATCATAatggaggaggtggtggtggttacAATGGCGGGGGTGGTTATCACAATGGTGGAGGTGGTTACAATGGAGGAGGTGGTTACCACAATGGTGGAGGAGGCGGAGGTTACCAtaatggtggtggtggcggCGGTGGTTACCATAACGGTGGAGGTGGTGGCCATGGTGGCCATGGAGGTGGTGGCCATGGTGATGTGCAAGATGAGAACAACACTCATAATTGA
- the LOC123920270 gene encoding abscisic acid and environmental stress-inducible protein-like isoform X1, with the protein MYSKMAILILSLLAMVLISSEVSARDLVETSSDATKEVVEQTNDVNDAKHYGSGYHNGYHNGGGYNNGGGYHNGGGGGGYHNGGGGYNNGGGYHNGGGGGGYNGGGGYHNGGGGYNGGGGYHNGGGGGGYHNGGGGGGGYHNGGGGGHGGHGGGGHGDVQDENNTHN; encoded by the exons ATGTATTCTAAAATGGCAATTCTCATCCTAAGCCTCTTGGCCATGGTTCTTATCTCCTCAGAAGTTTCAGCTAGGGACCTAGTTGAAACTTCCTCTGATGCAACGAAGG AAGTTGTTGAACAAACTAATGATGTAAATGATGCCAAACATTACGGTAGTGGTTACCATAATGGTTACCACAATGGAGGTGGTTACAATAATGGGGGTGGTTACCACAATGGTGGAGGAGGCGGTGGTTATCATAATGGAGGAGGGGGTTACAATAATGGGGGTGGTTATCATAatggaggaggtggtggtggttacAATGGCGGGGGTGGTTATCACAATGGTGGAGGTGGTTACAATGGAGGAGGTGGTTACCACAATGGTGGAGGAGGCGGAGGTTACCAtaatggtggtggtggcggCGGTGGTTACCATAACGGTGGAGGTGGTGGCCATGGTGGCCATGGAGGTGGTGGCCATGGTGATGTGCAAGATGAGAACAACACTCATAATTGA